From Carya illinoinensis cultivar Pawnee chromosome 5, C.illinoinensisPawnee_v1, whole genome shotgun sequence, one genomic window encodes:
- the LOC122309916 gene encoding uncharacterized protein LOC122309916 — MDTKSKSVSLTKRGFLHLTNFMRMMKAVKKLKFWSRKKRRKNHVHEPYYPPSTCHCGHSYYSTQPSAPPLPPWLDLEQTCHPIPSPVIHALPDLTFPSQNQLSQQEIVFETTSIMHPVMPAATTSYQQYMAPNPVYGVPLVQTTRRERRAGFFGCVINFGIHLIRCFCPCVRIREV, encoded by the coding sequence ATGGACACAAAAAGCAAATCCGTGAGCCTAACTAAGAGAGGTTTTCTGCACTTGACTAACTTCATGAGGATGATGAAAGCTGTGAAGAAGCTTAAATTCTGGtcaagaaagaagagaagaaagaaccATGTCCATGAGCCCTATTACCCTCCCTCAACATGTCATTGTGGTCACTCATACTACTCAACTCAGCCATCTGCTCCACCCTTACCACCATGGCTTGACCTCGAGCAGACCTGTCACCCCATTCCATCACCTGTAATCCATGCCCTCCCAGATTTAACTTTTCCAAGTCAAAATCAACTATCTCAACAGGAGATTGTCTTCGAAACGACTTCAATTATGCATCCAGTAATGCCTGCTGCCACCACATCTTATCAGCAGTACATGGCTCCCAATCCTGTCTATGGCGTCCCTCTTGTGCAGACAActagaagagagagaagggcTGGATTTTTTGGGTGTGTTATAAACTTTGGCATCCATCTCATCCGCTGCTTCTGTCCGTGTGTTCGCATTCGAGAGGTTTAG